From one Dermacentor andersoni chromosome 1, qqDerAnde1_hic_scaffold, whole genome shotgun sequence genomic stretch:
- the LOC129381795 gene encoding uncharacterized protein translates to MTEVHHHHNHHKPYSSEAGDCSPCPSVWMAYPRDASITMGGPHGGSSEALSAIPVAASPLQSPPAMRGDMLDRRRVTADAMRRRQAGEREYVRQIDSASLEGNESAVEDFWCDDSREVVLLRRTMMKLDQEIGEFNELLSLTCLKVRALRAVVRCMSVEVKCSRIEAAISISRARRIIDDDYGLPRQPQRRNHQPADRAKNPTEFAVDGPVYAASTTNMATSTRPARHEGSSVTMTEGSVTGGESCSGAKPAGSALRGPRRLVPAMTGSARSAATRGTTPSGRCTFMLSTMDLSPETKLTGSEHEEKETARFLTDVVMRHGSGNHASHGISSNKDTA, encoded by the coding sequence ATGACAGAGGTCcatcatcaccataatcatcACAAGCCATACAGCTCCGAGGCGGGCGACTGCTCGCCGTGTCCTTCGGTGTGGATGGCATATCCTCGAGATGCCAGCATCACCATGGGTGGGCCCCACGGAGGCAGCAGTGAAGCCCTCTCGGCGATTCCCGTGGCTGCTAGTCCGTTGCAGTCGCCACCGGCCATGCGGGGTGACATGCTCGACCGCAGGCGCGTTACGGCTGACGCAATGCGAAGGCGCCAAGCTGGTGAGCGAGAATACGTACGTCAGATCGACAGTGCTTCGCTCGAAGGGAACGAGTCCGCTGTGGAGGACTTCTGGTGTGACGACTCGCGTGAGGTAGTCTTGCTTCGACGAACCATGATGAAGTTGGATCAAGAGATAGGCGAATTCAATGAGCTGTTATCGCTGACATGCCTGAAAGTGCGCGCGCTGAGGGCTGTAGTCCGCTGCATGTCTGTTGAGGTCAAGTGTAGCCGAATTGAAGCTGCCATAAGTATTTCTCGTGCCCGGCGCATTATTGACGACGACTATGGCCTGCCGCGTCAACCGCAAAGGCGCAACCACCAGCCAGCGGATCGCGCTAAGAATCCCACGGAGTTCGCTGTTGACGGCCCAGTGTACGCTGCCTCGACGACCAACATGGCCACCAGTACTCGGCCAGCACGTCATGAAGGCTCATCCGtcacgatgacagaaggcagtgTGACTGGAGGGGAAAGTTGCAGCGGTGCCAAGCCTGCCGGCTCAGCTCTGCGCGGCCCGAGGCGCCTCGTTCCTGCCATGACTGGGAGCGCTCGCTCCGCTGCAACGCGCGGAACTACGCCTTCGGGAAGGTGCACCTTCATGCTCTCGACAATGGACCTCTCGCCAGAGACGAAGCTGACAGGCAGTGAGCACGAAGAAAAAGAGACGGCCCGCTTTCTCACCGACGTGGTGATGCGCCATGGCAGCGGGAACCACGCTTCCCATGGCATCAGCTCGAACAAGGACACTGCCTGA